Below is a genomic region from Candidatus Diapherotrites archaeon.
GGGGAAGGCTTCAAGCTTGACGACAAAGTCGAGCTTGAAATCGAAAGGCTCATTTTTTCCGACATCGACGCCTCGCACATAACCGGAAACCTGGTCGGCGGGGCGAAAAGGATTGACGATGCCGCGGGCAGGTACATTGAATTCGTAAAGAATTCCATTAACAACCAGCCCTTGGACGGCCTGAAAATCGTGCTTGACGTGGCGAACGGCTCGGCTTACAGGATTGCGCCGTGGGTTTTCTCGGAACTCGGCGCGGAAGTCATTGTCATGAACGATTCGCCTGACGGCATGAACATCAATGCAGACTGCGGTGCACTGCACGTGCAGGGCATGCTGGAAAAAGTAAAGGAAACCGGCGCAGGCATAGGCATTGCTTTCGACGGCGACGCCGACAGGATAGCGGTCTGCGACGAAACCGGAAAGGAAGTTGACGGCAACGCTTTGCTCGCCATTTTCGCGCTTGACCTTTCGGACAAGGGAAAGCTGAAAAACAATTGCGTCGTCTCGACGGTCATGGCAAACTCCGCCCTGACGGAACTGCTCGGCGGGCACGGCATCAGGACAGTCCATACGCCGGTCGGCGACAGGTATGTGATAGGCGAAATGCGCAGGGGAACATCAAATTTCGGCGGCGAGCCGAACGGCCACACTGTCTTTTTCGATTACAACACCACGGACGACGCAATGGTCGCGGCATTGCAGCTGCTTGCGATAATGAAACGGTCCGGCAAAAAGGTTTCCGAGCTTGCTTCGGTGCTCAGGCCTTTTCCGCAGGCGCTTGTCAATGTGAAGGTCCGCGAAAAAAAGCCTTTTGAAACCCTGCCCCGCGTGAAACAAAAAATCGCGGAAGCGGAAAAATCTTTGGCAGGCAACGGCAAGGTTTTGGTGCGCTATTCGGGCACGGAAATGCTTGCCAGGGTTCTGGTTGAAAGCGGTTCCATGGAAAAATCCGAATCGCTCGCTGCTGGCATCGCAAACGTGATAAAAAATGAAATCGGCGCGTGAAAAACCGGTGATTTGGATGGCTGAACTGGCTGGGCAAAAAATCCGCGGGTTTTTGCGGCGGGTTGAAAAGGAAATCGCAAATGCAAAGAACGCCGAACTCGAATTCTGGAAACTCCTCGACGAGGCGGAAAAGCTTTGTGAAGGCATTCAGAATGCAAGCGAAGGCGCGGTTGAGCAGAATGTTGTCGTGGAAGGATTGCTGTCCGTCGGAAAAGGCTCGGTTGTCAAGGCCGGCTCGCGCATCGAAGGCGATGTTTTCATTGGCGGGAACTGCGTGATCGGGCCGAACGCGTACCTGCGCAAGTCTGTCGTAATCGGCGACAACTGCCATGTCGCAAACTCTGAAATAAAAAATTCTGTCATACTGCATGATTCGAACGTCCCGCATTACTCTTACGTCGGCGACTCCGTAATTGGCGCGAACGTGAATCTCGGAGCGGGAACAAAGATTGCGAATCTGCGCTTTGACGACAAGAACATTTTCGTTGCGGTTGCCGGCAAAAAAACCGATTCCGGCAGGCGCAAGCTCGGCTGCCTCATAGGCAACAATTCGAAGCTTGGCATAAATTCCAGCGTCAACTGCGGCGTCATAATCGGCAACGGCTGTTTTGTCCGGCCGGGGAAAGTTGTGGAAAAGAACCTTGAAGATGGGGCAAAACTTGATTGATTTTTTCGCGCCTCATCTTGTCTTGTATCCGAATTTCCGGCTGTATTTTTTGTGGTCGTACCACTCCAAAATGATGCTTACAACAATTATTTCGTCCCTTGCCACTGAATAAATCAGCTGCCATCCTTTCGGCAGATTGTATTTCCAGCAGTTGTCTATTCCGTATTTCCTGAAATATTCCTTCGGAACCTGTTTTTTCGGCACCTGTATTCCTGAAAACGCGTTTTCCCGGATGTTTTCAAATGCCTTTTCCAAAAATCCGCTGAGCGCAAGGTCTTCAGTTGTCGAATGCCCCAATTCTTGGAATGCTATTTTTATTTTTTCATCCGCAAACCTGATTTTTGACGCAAGTTTCATTTTTTGTTTCCCCAGCCAAGGCTTTCCATGGCGAGGTATTTTCTGGCAAGCGCCGGATTATAAATCCAGGCTATTTTTCGTTCCTTGTCGAGGGCAATCTTTCCCGAGTCCAGAAGATAGCCGATGGTGGTGCAGTATGTCTGGTACATCATTTTTTTCGGCAGTTTTTCCCACAGCATTCTTTTCCTGAATTCGCCTGAATGCGCTTTTATGACTTTTTCGACCATTAAGACCGTGTCCAATCGGGGATAGCGCGTGATTTGAACGGTTTCCGAAGCCACAAAAAGCACCAATCCTTGTTATATCAGTTGATATAATAAGTATTTTAAACCGTTTCTCCTGGCGCCCGTGTGTAAGTGGGCGGAATGCGATGCGTTTGCGAAGGTGCCTGCAAACGGCTGTTCCGGTCAGTAGATTATTTCCTTGCCTTTCATCGCGTCCAGGAAAATCGTGCGGTTCTTTCCGTCATAGCTTTTCAGCCTTCCCTCGTATGCCGGCATGTAAACGGTTTCGATTTTTTTGACGACGATCTTGCTCCACAGCCTTTTCAACGATTCCGCCGCCTGTTCCTTTGAAACGCGCGGGGCCTCGATTGCCACGGATTCCTGCTGTTTCAATGGCAGGCCGTGCAGCGAATTCATTATGGGGTGCAGCGGGTTTGCGGGCAAATCAACGCTCTCGTTTAGCCTGAAGGAAGTTTCATTGTTCGCGGTTTCAATTTTGATTATGTTCTTGTCCGCGAGGCTTTTCAGCAGCCTCCTGAGCCTGGCCTCGTCCATGCCGGTTTTCTGCATCAATGCTTCCAGGCCGGCCTTATCCTTTTTGAGAGCGTTGAAGAGAATCGCCTCGTTTTCGTTCAGCTGCGAAAATTCCTTGAATCCGCGTGACTCCAAAAACTCGTTTCCGGCATAGTGCAGGAATTCGCCGCTCAGGGAATTGACGTATGCCTCGCCGACATTGAAAATTTCCTTGGAGCCGAAATAGTTGAATTTGAACGCGAAAACGGGAATGAATTTGAGGTAAACGCTTTCCAGCATCTCCTCCTTTCCGAAAAATCCCAAAAACTTTTTTTGCCGCATGGCATTGAACGCTTTTCTCGCGGCTTCCTCATTGACCTGCACCGGAAACGCGAGCAGTTCCGGCGGTTCCTGCACTCCGGCTGCGGTTTCAGGTTTCGGCGCCTCTTCCTTCAAAACCTTCTTTTCGATTTCCTCCGCCTTTCTTGTCGCCTCTTCGAGCTTTTTCTCCATTTCCTCTTCGTAGCCGGGCACGCTCACGGTCTGCTTTTCGGAGTCAAATTCTATTCCCTTGCGGTCGAGCTGTTCCATTATGTCCGATGGTTCAATGTTCGCCTTGAACTTGTTGTTGACAGTGTTTATGATCTGGCGGATTTTTTCAAGCTCAATCACGCCTTCCTTTTCAATTTTGGCGAGGCACATTTCCAATGCAAGCTTTTTCGCCTTCTCCGGATCCAGGTCCTTCGACAGTTCTGCGGTTTCAGCTTCCCTGCCTTCGTGCTGTGACATTCTCGGCCTGACCCTCATTACGAACGCCCTGCTTGTCTCCTCGCGCCTGTCGCCGGTAAGCGCGGTTCCAACGGGAAGCGTTTTGATGAACGTGGGCTTCCTGAATTTTTTTGGAATCAGGGTGGGAGTCCTCTTGAAAACGGATTTTATGTCGTCGTCGAAGACAAGCTTGTGCGTCATTATTATGTCAAGCTGTGACAGCACGTGCGAGTCGATTGCAGACGGCTGTTGTGTTGCGAAGACAAGCGAGCAGCCGGGCTGGCGGCCCTGCTTCACATATTCTATGAGCGAAGTTGTCGCAGGCGTCTTGACGTTTCCGCTCGGAATGAGCGTATGCGCCTCGTCTATGAACAGCCATGTCGGCGGAATCTCAAGCTCCATCATTTCATCCGCATCAACAGTCTTGTGCCTGCTAGCCGCCTCACGCCTTGTGGTTTTTTTGCGCGCTGCAAGAATGCGCCTGCCAAGAATGCCTATGACCAGCGCGGAAACATTGTCCTCAAGGAAAGAGGTGTCGATGATTGTGAGCTGGTTTTCCATGCTCAGTTCGCCCAGAGGTGTGCCCTTATCGGAGAAAACGCCCCAGTTTTTTGCGGCGTCAAACCTTGAAACCAGCGCCCTGATAGAATCGGGCTTGTAGCCCTTGTCCGAGGAATGCAGTTCCTTGTCGTTTTCAAGGCAGTTTATCAGGTCGTCAAGCGTGTAATTGCCTTTTTTTCCCGCAATTTTCGGTCCTTCCTTCTGCTCGTAGCCGCTTCTCACCTTTGAAATGACCTTTTCTATGAGCAGGCCGCTCGGCGAAAACCTTTCAATGCCGAATGTGAGGCACCAGTCGTCGGTTGAAAGCAATGAGGCGTGCATGGAAAACGTCGCGTCAAACGTTCCGCCCGGCACCTGGTCCTTGACTCCCGCAGGAATGAATACCTTGAGGTTGTCCAAACCCTGCGGTGTCAGATCCCATTTTGCAAGCATGCCAATTTCCCTTTCATCCTTGTTCGGGAACCTCATCGACCAGAACACGCCGATGGGGTCTATCACGATTATGCCGACGTTCTTGTTTTTGTGCGCCAGCTCTTCCGCGAGAACGCCCAAAACGTAAGACTTTCCGGATCCGCGGGCACCGTTCACGAAAATGACGTGCGGGTTGAGGCTGTCCACCAATACATTGAAATCGTTGAGTTCGGAGTCCTGCACTTTTCCGACAAACAGGCCGGCTTCCTCGCCGTACTTTTCAAACAACGACTTTTTCCTGCCGATGAACGCAATCTTTTTTTTCTCGTCAGACAATAAGCTGAGTTCGAACCTGCCGCCTTCCTCGTCTCTCTCCTTCTCTTTCTCGGTTTTCGCCTCGACCGGGTTTGGCTTGTGCTGGTCGGAATAAATGTCCGCTTCGCGGATGCCGACTTCCTTGTCGAACGGCAGGAGTTCATCCTTCTGCGCGTAAATGGATGCCTTCTCCAGAATGACGTCCTTTATCTGCTGCTTGTCCTCTTCCTCCAAGGCGATTTGTTCAAGCTCGTCGTTCATTTCAAGGTCGTCAGCTGCCTGCTTTTTGGCCTTGACTCCCGCCGCATCTAAATCCGTTTCCGCGCCTTTTCCCGCCCTGCCTTCGCCGGCAATGCCATTCCCGCTTTCCTTTGCCGCGGCGTTTTGGGCGGGTTTTTGTTTCGCCTGCCTTTTCCTTTTCACGCGCTTTTCATCGGGCGCCGCGCTTTCAATAACGGTTTCGTTTTCGAACCCGGCTTTTTCGGCCGGAACGCCTTTTCCTTTTTCCGCTGTTTCCGGCGCGTTTTCTTCTGTTATGTTTTCGCCTTCTTCGCCCGCGCTTTTCGCCTTTTTTTCGGCTTTTTCCTTCAGTTCAATGGTCTTTTTCTTCCTTGCCTCGCGCGCCGCCTTGCGCTCGTTGCTTTCGCCCAAGACCTCGTCGAAAATGTCCTTGTCGTCCTCGACAAAAGAGGTCTCAATGACCTTCTCGTCATCGCTTTCGCTGGCTTCGGCTTCAGGCATGGAAAAACCAAGCTATATTGTGTGTTTTCATATATTTATGTTTTCTCTGCCGCGGCAAGAATTCTTAAATATTAGTTAAGGTTTTAGTAGGTGGGGTTGTCAAGGTAATTGAATGTCCGCGTTTTCTTCTGATGAAACGGGCCAAGTCCCGGTAGCCTTGAAATTGCTCGCCGTGCTTGCCATCATCGCGTTCGTGCTTGCCCTTGTTTCATTGGGCCGGAACGGGCAGGCAAACCTTGCGGGCCGGTTTGCCGGAGCGCAAGCCGATTTTGGCGGAACATGCCTGTTCGGGGATTTTTTCTGCTTTTCCGGATCAGGCGGGGCGCAGGATTCATTCGAAGGGGATTCGGCTGTTTCCGGTTCAGGTTTCGATTATGCAAATGAGCCGGGCATGCCGGAAGCCGGCGGCGGTTTTTATGGCGGCTATGATTCCGGCGCGGCGCCGGAAGATTTTGGCGCCGGCCCGGAAACGGGTTCGGACCCTGATTATGGCGGCCAAAGAGGCGCGCCTTCCGGAAGCGGACTGCCGGAAATTTACGGTTCGGTCCAGCCGGCCGGCAGTTTTGGTGGCGTGAACGCCGGAAAAAGCGTTCTTGACAGGGAAAGGCCGCCCGTCAGGATGCCAAAAAACCTGCCCCAGTCATCCGAAAAATCCGGTCCGAAAGCTGTTGCGGCCTCTTTTGAAAAGTATTCCTCGGACTATCCGCCAGAATGCAAAGAGCATTGCCCGTCGGTCACGGTTTTCTGTTTGCCGGAAGGCCAACTTGCGGATGAATGCGGTGAAGGCGCCACTGCCTGTGCGGATGAGGCTTCCTGTGAAATCAGCCTGCTTGATTCGGCCTGCGGGTCTGCGGGAATAAGCTCTGGAACATATCCTGCCGGTGAAATCGAGGATATTTTGAACGATGCCAAGGAAAAGTCCGCGCCAGGGCCAGATGAGGCGGAGGACATTTGCACGCTGGAACACGAATTCAGGCACATCTGCGACCCTGATGACAGGCCGCCCGGTTCCCGCCAGCAATGCACCGAAGTTTATGCCGAAGTCTACGAGGACAAGTGCATGAACGACTTTGCCGAGGCGAACTGCGGCGAAAACCAGAATTGGACCGATGAGCAGTGCGGCGACCTTTGCGGCAGAATAGAGTACGGCAATTATGTGCGCAAGTGGGATGACTGCATGTGCCAGAATGCGGTTTCGGCAGAGGGCAAGTACAGCACCGGTTCAACCGGCTCATCCGACTGCTGTTCTTGCATAAGCCAGTGCACGGCCTATGGCGATAATATGGCGATGCCGCAGGCATGCATTGACAAGGGCTTTGTCAACCAGAAGGACGCCCAAAGCGCGTGCGCCGGCATTTCAAAAGCGGGAAGCGGCCACGGCTGCGACTATTGGAGCAGTGACGAGCACGACGAAGCCCAGATTTTCGGCCAGTGCGGCGGCCCCGGCATCTTTCTCGGCTGCTGTTCCGGTTACCCTTCCGGGCAAAACCCGTGGCCGGGAAACAAATGCGAAAGCTGTGACGCGCTTTTGGCATTGCAGGTTCCTGTCGGCGACGACGGAAAAACAGACTATGCCCTGCTTAAAACGCAGAGGCTTGAGGCGGTTGCAAAAGCCTGCAATGGCGCTCCCGCCAATTTCGATTCCGAGTTCAAAGACGGTTCCGATGGGCAGATATTGGAAGTTTGCGTGGTCTGCAACGACCCGTGCCGGCCCTGCTATCAGCAGGCGGGCGGAACAACATCTTCATGTTTTCCGAAAGGGCCTGCAGGCACTTGCGCCCCTGAAAAGGATGATGCCGCGCTTTTGGGCTTGATCAAAAACATTGCAAAGGGCAGCGGAGTCTGCGCAAATCCTTTGACGGCTTATATGACAAGCATGCAGGCCGGCCCGTACTGCGGCCAGGCGTGCTGTGCCGACTATAGCTGCCCACTCCCAGAATATGGCAACACCACTCCAGGCATTGCCGGATGCGTGCTCTGCGATAGTTAAGAAACCTGGCTGTGCGGCTTTGGCTTTTGGCAAGTTATCTTTAAATACTTTCCCGAAACCAATATTTGCGAGAGTTATGCCAAGTGATTCACTTTGGGTTCGCGAGTGATTCTTCTTCTGTAAACCTGCATAGCTTTCAGCACGCAAAAAAAGGCTCAATCTGCCCAACATTCAAGACCGTCCAGACATCAAACAGTTTTGATGCAACCGGGTTTTTCGCAAAACTCTCCGATTACGGCAGGAAGGAAAACTGCATTTTGTTTGAAAGCGCGGACATAGTCAAAAAGTACGGCGAGCACAGCATCGGCTCCTCTTCGCCCTGCCTGAAAGTTTCCGGAAAAGGCGCGAAATTCGGGATTCTTGCCCTCAATGCGACCGGCGAAAGGTTCCTGAAATTCCTCCACACCCGCCTGGGCTTCTGTGACAGTGTCAAATTCGCTAAAACGAAAATCTCCGGCTCGCTCAAGCCGAAAGCGCAGGGCGTTTCCGAGGAGGAAAGGCTGAAGCTGAAAACGCACGCCGACATTCTGCGGCAGATTGCTTTCGCATTGAAGCCAGCCGGCTTGGCCGTGCCATTCCCTGCTTATGCCGGCTTGTTCGGCGCGATTTCCTATGACTTCATAGACCAGTTCGAGTTCCTGCCGAAAAACAGGGCAGACCCGCTCAAGGACCCGGATTACGAACTGTTCTTCCTTGACAATTTGTTCCACTGCAACCATGCAAAAAAAACTCTCACTTTCGTGGCAAATGCCCTGCTCTTTGACGGCACGAAAAAAGAAATGGAAAATGAAAAAACGCGCTGCCTTGCGAAAATCGCGGAAATGGAAGCCGCGCTCGCAATGCCCCTGCCAAAAAAACGCAGGTTCAAAACGCGCGCCGGCAATGCGCAAAAAATGTCAACCGACTGCGCAAAAAAAGATTTCATCAAAACCGTTGAAAAGTGCAGGGAAAACATCCTG
It encodes:
- a CDS encoding phosphoglucosamine mutase — translated: MNAGTRKRRLFETDGIRGKANAYPMTPEIALRVGKAVAKYFLERNGKTSHRIVIGKDTRRSGYMLENALVSGIVSMGANALLVGPIPTPAIAHLAKSLNCDAGIMLSASHNPAEDNGIKIFSGEGFKLDDKVELEIERLIFSDIDASHITGNLVGGAKRIDDAAGRYIEFVKNSINNQPLDGLKIVLDVANGSAYRIAPWVFSELGAEVIVMNDSPDGMNINADCGALHVQGMLEKVKETGAGIGIAFDGDADRIAVCDETGKEVDGNALLAIFALDLSDKGKLKNNCVVSTVMANSALTELLGGHGIRTVHTPVGDRYVIGEMRRGTSNFGGEPNGHTVFFDYNTTDDAMVAALQLLAIMKRSGKKVSELASVLRPFPQALVNVKVREKKPFETLPRVKQKIAEAEKSLAGNGKVLVRYSGTEMLARVLVESGSMEKSESLAAGIANVIKNEIGA
- a CDS encoding DUF87 domain-containing protein; amino-acid sequence: MPEAEASESDDEKVIETSFVEDDKDIFDEVLGESNERKAAREARKKKTIELKEKAEKKAKSAGEEGENITEENAPETAEKGKGVPAEKAGFENETVIESAAPDEKRVKRKRQAKQKPAQNAAAKESGNGIAGEGRAGKGAETDLDAAGVKAKKQAADDLEMNDELEQIALEEEDKQQIKDVILEKASIYAQKDELLPFDKEVGIREADIYSDQHKPNPVEAKTEKEKERDEEGGRFELSLLSDEKKKIAFIGRKKSLFEKYGEEAGLFVGKVQDSELNDFNVLVDSLNPHVIFVNGARGSGKSYVLGVLAEELAHKNKNVGIIVIDPIGVFWSMRFPNKDEREIGMLAKWDLTPQGLDNLKVFIPAGVKDQVPGGTFDATFSMHASLLSTDDWCLTFGIERFSPSGLLIEKVISKVRSGYEQKEGPKIAGKKGNYTLDDLINCLENDKELHSSDKGYKPDSIRALVSRFDAAKNWGVFSDKGTPLGELSMENQLTIIDTSFLEDNVSALVIGILGRRILAARKKTTRREAASRHKTVDADEMMELEIPPTWLFIDEAHTLIPSGNVKTPATTSLIEYVKQGRQPGCSLVFATQQPSAIDSHVLSQLDIIMTHKLVFDDDIKSVFKRTPTLIPKKFRKPTFIKTLPVGTALTGDRREETSRAFVMRVRPRMSQHEGREAETAELSKDLDPEKAKKLALEMCLAKIEKEGVIELEKIRQIINTVNNKFKANIEPSDIMEQLDRKGIEFDSEKQTVSVPGYEEEMEKKLEEATRKAEEIEKKVLKEEAPKPETAAGVQEPPELLAFPVQVNEEAARKAFNAMRQKKFLGFFGKEEMLESVYLKFIPVFAFKFNYFGSKEIFNVGEAYVNSLSGEFLHYAGNEFLESRGFKEFSQLNENEAILFNALKKDKAGLEALMQKTGMDEARLRRLLKSLADKNIIKIETANNETSFRLNESVDLPANPLHPIMNSLHGLPLKQQESVAIEAPRVSKEQAAESLKRLWSKIVVKKIETVYMPAYEGRLKSYDGKNRTIFLDAMKGKEIIY
- a CDS encoding chorismate-binding protein — translated: MIHFGFASDSSSVNLHSFQHAKKGSICPTFKTVQTSNSFDATGFFAKLSDYGRKENCILFESADIVKKYGEHSIGSSSPCLKVSGKGAKFGILALNATGERFLKFLHTRLGFCDSVKFAKTKISGSLKPKAQGVSEEERLKLKTHADILRQIAFALKPAGLAVPFPAYAGLFGAISYDFIDQFEFLPKNRADPLKDPDYELFFLDNLFHCNHAKKTLTFVANALLFDGTKKEMENEKTRCLAKIAEMEAALAMPLPKKRRFKTRAGNAQKMSTDCAKKDFIKTVEKCRENILAGDVFQIVPSRTSIVPYSAEPLDIYSELKKLNPSPYMFFVNAKSGILLGSSPETFLRVQAKNGKGGKYEKSVEIRPIAGTRPRGKTEAEDAAFEKELLSDEKELAEHTMLIDLARNDVARVSIPGTRRVETPYHVEKYSHVQHIVSNVLGTLKPELDCLHAYLASMNMGTLTGAPKVKAMELLRRYEKTKRGFYGGSVAYITPSGELDSAIVIRSARLKNGKAFVRAGAGIVFDSVPEKEFDETGRKAQACLNAIESANKKAGAAGK